One stretch of Sinomonas terrae DNA includes these proteins:
- a CDS encoding glycoside hydrolase family 127 protein — protein MTTSPTSVSAAPVAATAFGVVTPPDQGTTLGDGVLGRWQRRNRERTIPHGLEQLEAVGNLDNFRSAAGLSNAPFRGLVFADSDVYKTLEAIAWELGHGGDPALRAFYDDTVALLDKAQEEGGYLNTAYQLADEGGAPRRDHATVRERWTDFAFGHELYCAGHLIQAAVASARSLGDDRLLEVATRFADLIVREFGGPESPVYPGHPEVEYALVELYRLTGKREYLDTAAAFIDRRGAGCLGDGAFGKAYYQDDASVRETEVMRGHAVRAIYLNSGAADVYLETGDATLLAALETQWDDMLSRRSYVTGGTGSRHRDEAFGDAYELPSDRAYAETCAGIAAMHWAWRMYLATGGAKYADFFETALYNVVADGLAESGDAFFYSNPLQLRADHLSVQEETAAATRLSWYNCACCPPNLMRTFASMEGYLAGVRGNELQLVQYTRSRIEAEVGGTRCVLDVDTDYPVEGRVRISVTEGFGAADAEHIGALSLRVPRWCGGASVVVNGAADVEPNDAEPTNAEPNDAEPTHAEPNDGWIRLDNALAAGTVVEIDFDLTPHVLVPDERIDAIRGCVAVQRGPIVYCLEQRDNEADVDRATIDPEEPLAETDATTELGPMLKAAGAVREGGTRRLYARREVTRPSSERTILRLRPYATWGNGDPGAMRIWIPTK, from the coding sequence ATGACCACTAGCCCCACCTCCGTCTCCGCCGCTCCAGTGGCCGCTACGGCTTTCGGGGTCGTGACCCCGCCAGACCAGGGCACGACGCTCGGCGACGGGGTGCTCGGCCGCTGGCAGCGCCGCAACCGGGAACGCACGATCCCGCACGGCCTCGAACAACTCGAGGCCGTCGGAAACCTCGACAATTTCCGCAGCGCGGCCGGGCTCTCGAACGCGCCGTTCCGCGGCCTCGTCTTCGCCGACAGCGATGTCTACAAGACGCTCGAGGCCATTGCGTGGGAGCTCGGGCACGGCGGCGATCCCGCCCTTCGGGCCTTCTATGACGACACCGTCGCGCTCCTCGACAAGGCACAGGAGGAGGGCGGATACCTGAACACGGCCTATCAGCTCGCCGACGAGGGCGGGGCTCCGCGTCGCGACCACGCCACCGTGCGCGAGCGGTGGACCGACTTCGCGTTCGGGCACGAGCTGTACTGCGCGGGCCACCTGATCCAGGCCGCCGTGGCGTCCGCGCGGTCGCTCGGCGACGACCGCCTGCTCGAGGTCGCGACCCGTTTCGCCGACCTGATCGTGCGGGAGTTCGGGGGACCGGAATCGCCCGTGTACCCGGGGCACCCCGAGGTCGAGTACGCGCTCGTGGAGCTCTATCGCCTCACGGGGAAGCGCGAGTATCTCGACACCGCCGCCGCCTTCATCGACCGCCGGGGAGCCGGGTGCCTCGGGGACGGCGCCTTCGGGAAGGCCTACTACCAGGACGACGCTTCCGTACGCGAGACGGAGGTCATGCGCGGCCACGCCGTGCGGGCCATCTATCTCAACAGCGGCGCGGCCGACGTCTACCTCGAGACCGGCGACGCCACGCTGCTCGCGGCCCTAGAGACGCAGTGGGACGATATGCTCTCGCGCCGCAGCTACGTCACGGGAGGGACCGGATCGCGGCATCGGGACGAGGCGTTCGGTGACGCCTACGAGTTGCCGAGTGACCGGGCCTACGCGGAGACCTGCGCCGGCATCGCGGCCATGCACTGGGCGTGGAGGATGTACCTGGCCACCGGCGGGGCGAAGTACGCCGACTTCTTCGAGACGGCCCTCTACAACGTGGTCGCAGACGGCCTCGCCGAATCCGGCGATGCGTTCTTCTACAGCAACCCCCTGCAGCTGCGCGCTGACCACCTCTCAGTTCAGGAGGAAACCGCGGCGGCCACCCGGCTGAGTTGGTACAACTGCGCGTGCTGCCCGCCGAACCTCATGCGCACGTTCGCGAGCATGGAGGGGTATCTCGCGGGTGTCCGAGGCAACGAGCTGCAGCTCGTGCAGTACACGCGCTCGCGGATCGAAGCGGAGGTGGGCGGGACCCGCTGCGTGCTCGACGTCGACACGGACTACCCGGTCGAAGGCAGGGTTCGCATCAGCGTCACTGAGGGCTTTGGGGCGGCGGACGCGGAGCATATCGGCGCGCTCTCGCTGCGGGTTCCCCGATGGTGCGGGGGAGCGAGCGTCGTCGTCAACGGCGCAGCCGATGTCGAGCCCAACGACGCCGAGCCCACCAACGCCGAGCCCAACGACGCCGAGCCCACCCACGCCGAGCCCAACGACGGCTGGATCCGGCTCGACAACGCGCTCGCTGCCGGCACCGTCGTCGAGATCGACTTCGACCTGACTCCGCATGTGCTCGTCCCGGACGAGAGGATCGACGCCATCCGCGGCTGCGTAGCCGTGCAGCGAGGCCCGATCGTCTACTGCCTCGAGCAGCGCGATAACGAGGCCGACGTCGACCGCGCAACAATCGATCCGGAGGAGCCGCTCGCCGAGACGGACGCGACGACCGAGCTTGGGCCCATGCTCAAGGCGGCCGGGGCGGTGAGGGAAGGTGGCACCCGTCGGCTGTATGCGCGGAGGGAAGTCACGCGGCCGTCTTCCGAGCGCACCATCCTGCGCCTCCGCCCCTACGCCACGTGGGGAAACGGCGACCCGGGTGCGATGCGGATCTGGATCCCCACCAAGTAA
- a CDS encoding Gfo/Idh/MocA family protein, whose protein sequence is MGSFAVVPDDGPLRLVLVGAGNMGRAWLRMIAGTPAVRLVGLVDLDLDLAHRAAAEHGLDVVIGSSLTAVAAESGAQAVIDVTVPPAHHAVNTEALLAGLPVLCEKPIAPTVAETLSLIATEEVSGQLLMTSQSRRYYPALAKLKSMTATLGDVGIVTTEFFKAPHFGGFREEMEHPLLVDMAIHAFDAVRYLLDADPVTVDCRTFNPAWSWYRGDAAANALFTFDGGTRYAYTGSWCSPGLETSWNGRWRVSGARGTAVWDGDGEPAVVQAEDDGAWAGEVPEVRSEIAGALDEFVSALRTGETPSGDVHSNVHSLAMVEAAVLSAATGRTVELAVVLEDAYRTALENERRDDVREALRSWGSASARTGRAALTAQRPA, encoded by the coding sequence ATGGGCTCCTTCGCCGTCGTGCCCGACGACGGGCCGCTGCGCCTCGTCCTCGTCGGGGCCGGGAACATGGGGCGCGCGTGGCTGCGGATGATCGCGGGCACGCCTGCTGTTCGTCTCGTCGGTCTGGTCGACCTTGACCTCGACCTCGCCCACCGCGCGGCCGCGGAGCACGGGCTCGACGTCGTGATCGGCTCCTCGCTCACCGCGGTCGCCGCGGAGTCCGGGGCGCAGGCCGTCATCGACGTGACCGTGCCGCCCGCGCACCACGCGGTCAACACCGAGGCGCTCCTGGCCGGACTGCCCGTGCTGTGCGAGAAGCCGATCGCGCCGACCGTCGCCGAGACGCTCTCGCTCATCGCGACCGAGGAGGTCTCCGGGCAGCTGCTCATGACGAGCCAGTCCCGCCGCTACTACCCGGCTCTGGCAAAGCTGAAGAGCATGACGGCGACGCTCGGCGACGTCGGCATCGTCACCACGGAGTTCTTCAAGGCGCCGCACTTCGGCGGCTTCCGGGAGGAGATGGAGCATCCCCTCCTCGTGGACATGGCGATCCACGCGTTCGACGCCGTGCGCTACCTGCTCGACGCCGATCCCGTCACCGTGGACTGCCGCACCTTCAACCCGGCCTGGAGTTGGTACCGCGGCGATGCAGCGGCCAACGCGCTCTTCACGTTCGACGGCGGAACGCGGTACGCCTACACCGGCAGCTGGTGCAGCCCCGGGCTCGAGACCTCGTGGAACGGCCGTTGGCGAGTGAGCGGGGCACGCGGCACGGCGGTGTGGGACGGCGACGGCGAACCGGCCGTCGTCCAAGCCGAGGACGACGGCGCGTGGGCGGGGGAGGTGCCGGAGGTGCGGTCCGAGATCGCGGGCGCGCTCGACGAGTTCGTCTCGGCGCTGCGCACCGGCGAAACCCCCTCCGGCGACGTCCACTCCAACGTCCACAGTCTCGCGATGGTCGAGGCCGCCGTGCTCTCCGCCGCGACCGGGCGCACGGTTGAACTCGCCGTCGTGCTCGAAGACGCCTACCGCACCGCGCTCGAGAACGAGCGCCGCGATGACGTGCGCGAGGCCCTGCGGTCGTGGGGCTCGGCGTCCGCGAGGACCGGAAGGGCTGCGCTGACGGCGCAACGCCCAGCCTGA
- a CDS encoding ThuA domain-containing protein → MNTKDGRRLRVVVWGENRHEQAEPHVAEIYPDGMHNAIKEGIEENLGERVSVTTALLDDPEHGLSEERLAETDVLTWWGHAAHAEVSDEVVERVHRHVLEGMGLVVLHSGHWSKIFQKLMGTTCTLRWRSENDRELVWTVDPTHPIAQGVPHPIEIPQQEMYGEQFDIPRPDEIVFISSFTGGEVFRSGITFRRGNGKIFYFSPGDQDFPVYHHKDVRRVIANGVQWAASERQKREIPVLLRYESGDFFNGHGYQGAMRDRVDH, encoded by the coding sequence ATGAATACCAAGGATGGAAGGCGACTGCGCGTCGTCGTCTGGGGAGAGAACCGGCACGAGCAGGCGGAGCCGCACGTCGCCGAGATCTACCCGGACGGCATGCACAACGCGATCAAGGAGGGCATCGAGGAGAACCTCGGCGAGCGGGTCAGCGTCACGACGGCGCTGCTGGACGACCCCGAGCACGGGCTCAGCGAGGAACGCCTTGCCGAGACCGACGTGCTGACCTGGTGGGGCCACGCGGCACACGCTGAGGTCTCGGACGAGGTGGTCGAGCGCGTGCACCGGCACGTCCTCGAAGGCATGGGCCTTGTGGTGCTGCACTCCGGACACTGGTCGAAGATCTTCCAGAAGCTCATGGGCACCACGTGCACGCTGCGCTGGCGGAGCGAGAACGACCGCGAGCTCGTATGGACGGTCGATCCTACGCACCCGATCGCCCAGGGGGTCCCACACCCGATCGAGATCCCGCAGCAGGAGATGTACGGCGAGCAGTTCGACATCCCGAGGCCGGACGAGATCGTCTTCATCAGCTCGTTCACCGGGGGAGAGGTCTTCCGCAGCGGCATCACCTTCCGGCGCGGCAACGGGAAGATCTTCTACTTCAGCCCCGGCGACCAGGACTTCCCCGTGTACCACCACAAGGACGTGCGCCGCGTCATCGCCAACGGTGTGCAGTGGGCGGCCAGCGAGCGGCAGAAGCGGGAGATCCCGGTGTTGCTGCGCTACGAGTCCGGCGACTTCTTCAACGGCCACGGCTACCAGGGTGCAATGCGCGACAGGGTCGACCATTGA
- a CDS encoding carbohydrate ABC transporter permease produces MTTATQQVILAPSAVRKDRNRPSRKWPMTVLGIIFLAIMVFPVYWMINSSLQANSGAVNTDWFPIHPTFAGYQTALAQQGGNLVTSLIVSVSTVVLTLAVATPAAYGLARFKMKGMTGFVFVLLITQMIPTIVIANALYTLFNNLGLLNSYLGLILADSAAQIPFSILLMRAFMTSIPATLVEAALVDGANNFRAFVSIVLPISKNAIITAALFTFLGAWGDFLFALTLTSTPDVRPITLGIYNYLGANVSEWGPVMATAVIASIPAGVLLVLAQKYIAAGALGGAVK; encoded by the coding sequence ATGACGACGGCCACACAGCAGGTGATCCTCGCGCCGAGCGCCGTACGGAAGGACCGCAACCGGCCCTCGAGGAAATGGCCCATGACGGTGCTGGGGATCATCTTTCTGGCCATCATGGTCTTCCCGGTCTACTGGATGATCAACAGCAGCCTGCAGGCGAACTCAGGCGCCGTGAACACGGACTGGTTCCCGATCCATCCCACGTTCGCCGGCTACCAGACGGCCCTCGCGCAGCAGGGCGGGAACCTCGTCACGAGCCTCATCGTCTCGGTGAGCACCGTCGTGCTGACCCTCGCGGTTGCCACGCCGGCGGCGTACGGGCTGGCCCGCTTCAAGATGAAGGGGATGACGGGATTCGTGTTCGTCCTGCTCATCACGCAGATGATCCCCACGATCGTCATCGCGAACGCGCTTTACACGCTCTTCAACAACCTCGGCCTGCTGAACTCGTACCTCGGCCTGATCCTCGCGGACAGCGCGGCGCAGATCCCGTTCTCGATCCTGTTGATGCGCGCATTCATGACGTCGATCCCGGCGACCCTCGTCGAGGCGGCGCTGGTCGACGGCGCGAACAACTTCCGCGCGTTCGTCTCGATCGTCCTGCCCATCAGCAAGAACGCGATCATCACGGCGGCGCTGTTCACCTTCCTCGGGGCGTGGGGCGACTTCCTCTTCGCCCTGACGCTGACCAGCACCCCGGACGTCCGCCCCATCACCCTGGGCATCTACAACTACCTCGGCGCCAACGTCTCCGAGTGGGGCCCGGTCATGGCAACGGCCGTGATCGCGTCCATCCCGGCCGGGGTGCTGCTCGTTCTCGCGCAGAAGTACATCGCGGCCGGCGCGCTCGGCGGCGCGGTCAAGTAA
- a CDS encoding carbohydrate ABC transporter permease, with product MTSVSDMTSVKGRLDRRQRPTASGPVAPRRRPRFGRYVARWLFVAPAVLFVLIFFGYPIVQNVMMSLQNYTTTTFYTGEAPWVGFANYVTVFTSPLFTTTVINTALFTVGSIVCQFAIGLALALFFKRRFPLGGFLRSLLLLPWLLPLIASAAVWKWILDQGSGALNQFLGLFGVSPVPWLVSPSLALVAVIGVNIWLGIPFNTTILYSGLQAVPEELYEAASLDGAVGWKAFWHITWPSIRSVVGVVVVLGVVYTLKVVDIILGLTGGGPANSTQTLATWAYQNSFVQFLFGQGAAVSNVLIAVSLVFALVYLSMTRKEVDE from the coding sequence ATGACCTCAGTGAGTGACATGACCTCGGTGAAGGGTCGCCTTGACCGGCGCCAGCGCCCGACGGCGAGCGGCCCGGTTGCGCCGCGGCGCAGGCCCCGCTTTGGCCGCTACGTGGCCAGATGGCTCTTCGTCGCACCGGCCGTCCTCTTCGTGCTGATCTTCTTCGGCTATCCGATCGTGCAGAACGTGATGATGTCGCTGCAGAACTACACGACCACCACCTTCTACACGGGCGAGGCGCCGTGGGTCGGCTTCGCGAACTACGTCACCGTCTTCACGAGTCCGTTGTTCACGACGACGGTGATCAACACCGCGCTGTTCACGGTCGGTTCGATCGTGTGCCAGTTCGCGATCGGCCTCGCGCTGGCGCTGTTCTTCAAGCGGCGCTTCCCGCTCGGCGGGTTCCTCCGCTCGCTCCTGCTCCTGCCGTGGCTGCTCCCGCTCATCGCCTCCGCGGCGGTGTGGAAGTGGATCCTGGACCAGGGCTCGGGAGCGCTCAACCAGTTCCTCGGCCTCTTCGGCGTCAGCCCGGTGCCGTGGCTCGTGAGCCCGAGCCTCGCGCTGGTCGCCGTGATCGGCGTGAACATCTGGCTGGGCATCCCGTTCAACACGACCATCCTGTACAGCGGCCTTCAGGCCGTGCCGGAGGAGCTCTACGAGGCGGCGTCGCTGGACGGCGCGGTCGGGTGGAAGGCCTTCTGGCACATCACGTGGCCGAGCATCCGCTCGGTGGTGGGCGTCGTCGTCGTCCTCGGCGTGGTCTACACGCTCAAGGTGGTGGACATCATCCTCGGCCTCACGGGCGGGGGACCGGCGAACTCGACCCAGACGCTCGCGACGTGGGCCTACCAGAACTCGTTCGTGCAGTTCCTGTTCGGCCAGGGCGCCGCCGTGAGCAACGTGCTGATCGCGGTCTCGCTCGTCTTCGCCCTGGTGTACCTCTCGATGACCCGTAAGGAGGTCGACGAATGA
- a CDS encoding sugar ABC transporter substrate-binding protein: MKNSRVVAALAGAASLALALAACSSGSTSASGGKQTLTIEDYYTSTYDPLYKDCGQQIGANINPVHVAGAALIAKVLQQASSRTLPDVLMLDNPDVQQIASTGALAPLKNFGVSAPAGDVPGVVNAGTYNGELYGLAPVINSIALYYNVDMLKAAGLTPPKSWDELKADAAKLTDPSKGVYGFAMSNINTYEGTWQFLPFFWTNGGDEKNINSPAAQQALQFDVALQNDGSMSKSSVTWSQQDVNNQFMAGKAAMMINGPWQLPHLNATKGLNFASVPIPTRTADQQIVSPLGGETFNVPQTGDKTKMGLAAKFVQCINTPAMQVKDAEISGNVPAQESAAADWAKSHPQVASFVETVKTARARTAELGPKWPTAATAIYTAVQDALTGKASPSDALQQAQAQNK; this comes from the coding sequence GTGAAGAATTCACGCGTAGTCGCGGCGCTCGCCGGAGCGGCCTCCCTCGCGCTCGCCCTGGCGGCCTGCTCGTCGGGATCAACCTCCGCCTCTGGTGGGAAGCAGACGCTGACGATCGAGGACTACTACACCAGCACCTATGATCCGCTCTACAAGGACTGCGGCCAGCAGATCGGCGCGAACATCAACCCGGTGCACGTGGCCGGTGCGGCGCTGATCGCCAAGGTGCTGCAGCAGGCCTCGTCGAGGACCCTGCCCGACGTCCTGATGCTCGACAACCCGGACGTGCAGCAGATCGCCTCGACCGGCGCGCTCGCGCCGCTCAAAAACTTCGGTGTGAGTGCACCGGCCGGCGACGTTCCCGGCGTCGTCAACGCTGGCACCTACAACGGCGAACTGTACGGCCTGGCTCCCGTGATCAACTCGATTGCGTTGTACTACAACGTTGACATGCTCAAGGCCGCGGGCCTCACGCCGCCCAAGTCGTGGGACGAGCTCAAGGCTGACGCGGCCAAGCTGACAGACCCGAGCAAGGGCGTCTACGGCTTCGCGATGAGCAACATCAACACCTACGAGGGCACGTGGCAGTTCCTGCCGTTCTTCTGGACGAACGGCGGCGACGAGAAGAACATCAACAGCCCGGCCGCCCAGCAGGCCCTGCAGTTCGACGTCGCCCTGCAGAACGACGGCTCGATGTCGAAGAGTTCGGTGACGTGGAGCCAGCAGGACGTGAACAACCAGTTCATGGCCGGCAAGGCCGCCATGATGATCAACGGCCCGTGGCAGCTTCCCCATCTCAACGCCACGAAGGGCCTGAACTTCGCGAGCGTGCCGATCCCCACCCGCACGGCCGACCAGCAGATCGTCTCCCCGCTCGGCGGCGAGACCTTCAACGTCCCGCAGACTGGCGACAAGACGAAGATGGGCCTGGCCGCGAAGTTCGTCCAGTGCATCAACACTCCCGCGATGCAGGTGAAGGACGCAGAGATCTCCGGCAACGTGCCAGCTCAGGAATCGGCCGCCGCGGACTGGGCGAAGAGCCACCCACAGGTTGCATCCTTCGTCGAGACCGTGAAGACGGCTCGCGCCCGCACGGCTGAACTCGGCCCGAAGTGGCCCACGGCCGCGACCGCCATCTACACCGCAGTCCAGGATGCCCTCACGGGCAAGGCATCGCCGTCGGACGCCCTCCAGCAGGCGCAGGCGCAGAACAAGTAG
- a CDS encoding LacI family DNA-binding transcriptional regulator, producing the protein MPTSKDVARLAGVSQSTVSYVMSGRRPISEKTRKRVEDAMAQLAFQPNAGARALASRRSQVIGLAIPFVPDLHRGSMMGFISVIATTARQSDYDILLVTDDEGPAGLERVVGQQLVDGLIIMQVEGDDARVPVIRNLPVPSVLIGIPDRHEGLQCIDADFELAGQLCVEELAQVGHETVTLVNWQDAVVRRHAMNYVKRFHRGVDRAAAAAGLKVLHAPGRITISGMEKAVAKALEQTKGIPAFIAPDAANQDLLVEALNNLGLVLGKDVSVVVNCSDSLAERQHIPLTTIGFEPDEVSRRVVNMIVRDLTDPTSRPHEAVELVRPVLKRRKSTLSQRPKR; encoded by the coding sequence ATGCCGACCAGCAAGGACGTGGCCCGTCTCGCGGGCGTCTCGCAGAGCACCGTCTCGTACGTCATGAGCGGCCGGCGGCCCATCTCGGAGAAGACCCGCAAGCGCGTCGAGGACGCCATGGCCCAGCTCGCGTTCCAGCCGAACGCCGGCGCGAGGGCGCTCGCCAGCCGCCGCAGCCAGGTCATCGGCCTCGCGATCCCGTTCGTGCCGGACCTGCACAGGGGATCCATGATGGGGTTCATCTCGGTCATCGCCACCACTGCACGGCAGAGCGACTACGACATCCTCCTCGTCACCGACGACGAAGGCCCCGCCGGCCTCGAGCGGGTGGTGGGCCAGCAGCTGGTCGACGGGCTGATCATCATGCAGGTCGAGGGCGACGACGCCCGCGTCCCCGTCATCCGCAACCTCCCCGTCCCGAGCGTCCTGATCGGCATCCCCGACAGGCACGAGGGCCTCCAGTGCATCGACGCCGATTTCGAGCTCGCCGGGCAGCTGTGCGTCGAGGAACTCGCACAGGTGGGCCACGAGACGGTGACGCTCGTGAACTGGCAGGACGCCGTCGTCCGACGCCACGCGATGAACTACGTCAAGCGGTTCCACCGCGGCGTCGACAGGGCGGCCGCGGCTGCAGGCCTCAAGGTCCTCCACGCACCGGGCCGCATCACGATCTCCGGCATGGAGAAGGCCGTCGCCAAGGCGCTCGAGCAGACGAAGGGCATCCCCGCCTTCATCGCCCCGGACGCCGCCAACCAAGATCTCCTCGTGGAAGCCCTCAACAACCTGGGCCTCGTCCTCGGGAAGGACGTCTCCGTCGTCGTCAACTGCTCCGACAGCCTTGCCGAGCGGCAGCACATCCCGCTGACCACCATCGGCTTCGAACCCGACGAGGTCTCCCGGCGAGTCGTCAACATGATCGTCCGTGACCTCACCGACCCCACGTCCAGGCCCCACGAGGCCGTGGAGCTCGTCCGCCCCGTCCTCAAGAGGCGGAAGAGCACCTTGAGCCAGCGCCCCAAGCGCTGA
- a CDS encoding ATP-binding domain-containing protein, translating to MLDASSIEGALERMWPQLTPAQFVRELYGSRDRLIKANKGFDEGELDLLYRPMVARMADEPWTKADLAVVDLAQTLMRGVPQKYEHIVVDEAQDLSHMELLALRARSRSGSMTVVGDIAQSTGPHARDSWDSVEKALMMGLPSQETRLEHGYRVPRQAFNLALPVLAEAAPKVEAPLVLRDVDQEPIWTIVAEDQFSCAVAKAVIDRSKGYFVGVIAHPDRWEDLRIAFDQQGLKWAESSSGELSGAINLVAPEDAKGLEFDAVIVVDPQRIAEMPHGMRLLYIALTRTTTMLDIVIPEGNVPRLFQELIPPAALSRTAENEMDFHSPLVSEAQVEPPPLIDPFSIPMPAVPHALDGAISAAVALTAAVAPAGGPRPSEPFSSLPSNLQSIVEVWVKHYREELAQSVAPRLIPAVIERLYEEIATLPDKP from the coding sequence GTGCTGGACGCGAGCTCGATCGAAGGGGCCCTGGAGCGTATGTGGCCCCAGCTGACCCCCGCGCAGTTCGTGCGGGAGCTGTACGGCTCCCGCGATCGACTGATTAAAGCCAATAAGGGGTTTGATGAAGGCGAGTTGGACCTCCTGTATCGTCCGATGGTCGCTCGGATGGCAGACGAGCCGTGGACCAAAGCGGACTTGGCAGTGGTGGATCTCGCCCAGACGCTGATGCGAGGGGTGCCGCAGAAATACGAGCACATTGTCGTCGATGAAGCGCAGGATCTTTCGCACATGGAGTTGCTCGCGTTGCGCGCTCGCTCGCGCAGCGGGTCTATGACCGTCGTCGGCGACATTGCCCAATCGACTGGTCCGCATGCTCGCGACTCATGGGACTCAGTGGAAAAGGCCCTAATGATGGGGCTCCCATCCCAGGAGACCAGACTTGAGCATGGTTATCGTGTTCCCCGCCAGGCCTTCAATCTCGCCCTCCCGGTTCTCGCCGAAGCCGCGCCCAAGGTAGAAGCGCCATTGGTCCTGCGTGATGTGGACCAGGAACCGATCTGGACAATAGTGGCTGAAGATCAGTTCAGTTGCGCGGTTGCGAAAGCAGTTATTGACCGTAGTAAGGGCTATTTCGTCGGCGTCATCGCCCACCCCGACCGCTGGGAGGATCTCCGTATCGCATTTGACCAGCAAGGACTCAAGTGGGCTGAATCAAGCTCCGGTGAGCTCTCGGGCGCGATCAATCTGGTCGCCCCTGAAGATGCAAAGGGCTTGGAGTTTGATGCGGTCATCGTTGTTGACCCCCAGCGCATCGCCGAAATGCCTCATGGGATGAGGCTTCTCTACATAGCGCTCACGCGGACGACCACGATGCTGGACATTGTTATTCCAGAAGGAAACGTGCCGCGCCTCTTCCAAGAGCTCATTCCGCCGGCAGCGTTGTCGAGAACGGCTGAGAATGAAATGGATTTCCATTCACCGCTCGTGAGTGAAGCTCAGGTGGAGCCGCCACCCCTGATCGATCCGTTTTCGATTCCGATGCCCGCGGTACCCCACGCCCTTGACGGGGCTATTTCGGCGGCAGTTGCATTGACTGCGGCTGTCGCGCCAGCTGGAGGGCCAAGGCCAAGTGAGCCCTTCAGCTCCCTGCCTTCAAATCTTCAATCAATTGTTGAAGTTTGGGTCAAGCACTACCGTGAGGAGCTGGCGCAGAGCGTTGCGCCCCGACTCATCCCTGCAGTAATTGAGCGGCTCTACGAAGAAATTGCCACGCTCCCGGATAAACCGTAG
- a CDS encoding MFS transporter, whose amino-acid sequence MSTAPTAVSARSINARLDRLQVWSLSPSFIAIIGLGFLFTFYDIFDINVSFIQTCVSLQKGCTPETALDALPLPVVLNLAGYVVGTLVLSPVADRIGRRNMLLFTMLITGLGSLYTAFSTDYLNFTISRIVTGIGIGADLAIVNTYISEVAPRRSRAKFTTVIFIMSALGAFFGIWLGLWLTTPATPWPLGLPFAVAGPGFEDGWRWMYGIGAILAVVAILLRFELPESARWLAQRGRLQEADKTVAEMEHRALQKGPLPEPAAAATLETSDDAGAAARAEGAKPSSSAPYRELFGNPFYLKRILLLLVMWFIGYITVYSFAAGFTAVLTSLHYAPPEAGVIAAVGTIGFVAEAVIMSFIVEKLERRVWLPIAAVVTLAGAFTVALAGTDILIAFIGAALIFAGFNMWVSPTYALTAELFPTRARTTGFALVDGVGHIGGGIGVLAIAPLLPHLSVLWALLLITSFMVVSAVIVQFTPHTRNRHLDHVSP is encoded by the coding sequence GTGAGCACCGCACCCACCGCAGTCTCCGCGCGCAGCATCAATGCTCGACTCGACCGCCTCCAGGTTTGGTCGCTCTCCCCGTCCTTCATCGCCATCATCGGACTGGGGTTCCTGTTCACCTTCTACGACATCTTCGACATCAACGTCTCTTTCATCCAGACGTGCGTAAGCCTCCAGAAAGGCTGCACGCCCGAGACCGCGCTCGACGCCCTGCCTCTTCCCGTAGTGCTCAACCTCGCGGGCTACGTGGTCGGGACGCTCGTCCTCAGCCCGGTCGCCGACCGCATCGGACGCCGCAACATGCTGCTGTTCACGATGCTCATCACCGGCCTCGGCTCCCTGTACACGGCGTTCTCAACCGACTACCTGAACTTCACCATCTCCCGCATCGTGACGGGCATCGGCATCGGCGCCGACCTCGCGATCGTCAACACCTACATCAGCGAGGTGGCGCCGAGGCGTTCTCGCGCGAAATTCACCACGGTCATCTTCATCATGTCCGCGCTCGGCGCGTTCTTCGGCATCTGGCTCGGCCTCTGGCTCACCACGCCAGCGACGCCGTGGCCGCTCGGCCTCCCGTTCGCCGTCGCCGGCCCCGGGTTCGAAGACGGCTGGCGTTGGATGTACGGCATCGGTGCGATTCTCGCCGTGGTCGCGATCCTGCTCCGGTTCGAGCTTCCCGAGTCCGCGAGGTGGCTGGCTCAGCGCGGGCGGCTCCAGGAAGCGGACAAGACCGTCGCTGAGATGGAGCACCGCGCCCTCCAGAAGGGCCCGCTCCCCGAGCCTGCCGCTGCCGCTACTCTCGAAACGTCCGACGACGCCGGTGCCGCCGCGCGTGCGGAAGGCGCCAAGCCGTCGTCGTCCGCGCCCTACCGCGAACTGTTCGGGAACCCGTTCTACCTCAAGCGAATCCTCCTGCTGCTGGTGATGTGGTTCATCGGGTACATCACCGTGTACTCCTTCGCGGCAGGGTTCACGGCCGTGCTCACGTCGCTGCATTACGCTCCGCCCGAGGCGGGCGTCATCGCGGCAGTCGGGACCATCGGCTTCGTGGCCGAGGCCGTGATCATGTCCTTCATCGTGGAGAAGCTCGAGCGGCGGGTATGGCTCCCGATCGCGGCGGTCGTGACCCTCGCCGGCGCGTTCACCGTGGCTCTCGCGGGCACCGACATCCTCATCGCGTTCATCGGTGCAGCACTGATCTTCGCCGGCTTCAACATGTGGGTCTCCCCCACCTACGCCCTCACCGCCGAACTCTTCCCGACCCGTGCCCGGACCACTGGCTTCGCACTCGTCGACGGCGTGGGCCATATCGGTGGCGGAATCGGCGTCCTCGCGATCGCTCCACTCCTGCCGCACCTCTCCGTGCTCTGGGCGCTGCTCCTCATCACCTCCTTCATGGTGGTGTCGGCAGTCATCGTCCAGTTCACGCCGCACACGCGGAACCGGCACCTGGACCACGTCTCGCCCTAG